The window ACCGGCGCCAGCCAGAACGCACTGGCGCAGCGGGCCCATGCCAACAACCTGGCGAACATCTCCACCAACGGTTTTCAGAAAGACCTGGAGCAGGCTCGTTCGATGCCGGTGTTTGGCGACAGCTTTCCGGCGCGGGCATTTGCCATGTCCGAGCGTCCAGCCACTGACTTCACCCCTGGCGCGCTGGTGGAAACCGGCCGCGACCTCGACGTGGCAGTCAGCGGGCCGGGCTGGATGGCTGTGCAGAACCCTGAAGGCGGTGAAAGCTACGTGCGCACCGGCAGCCTCAACGTTGACGCCCTGGGCGTGCTGCGGGCCGGCAACGGTATGCCGGTGATGGGCAACGGTGGGCCGATCGCCGTGCCGCCAGAGCAGAAAATCGAAATCGGCCAGGACGGCACCATCAGTATCCGCGCCATGGGTGAAGGCCCGCGCGTGATGGCTGAAGTCGACCGCATCAAGCTGGTCAACCCGGATCTTCGCAACATGACCAAGGGCCTGGACGGCACCATCCGCACCAAGGACGGCCAGCCGGCTGTCATTGATGCCAACGTGCAACTGGTGTCGGGTTTCCAGGAAGCGAGCAACGTCAATGCCGTGGACGAGATGACTTCGGTGCTGGCCCTGGCCAAGCAGTTCGAGCTTCACGTCAAGATGATGAACACCGCCAAAGAAGGCGACGAAGCCATGGCTCGGGTCTTGCAGATCTAATCATTAATTACAGCGTCGCGCCGAAAAACAGGCGTACGAGGAGAATCGAATGCTTCCGGCTCTTTGGGTTGCCAAAACAGGTCTGTCCGCCCAGGACACCAACCTTTCTACTATTTCCAACAACCTGGCGAACGTGTCGACCACGGGTTTCAAGCGTGATCGCGCCGAGTTCCAGGACCTGCTGTACCAGGTCAAACGCCAGCCAGGCGCCCAATCGACCCAGGACAGCGAATTGCCGTCGGGCCTGCAAGTGGGTACCGGTGTGCGCATCGTCGGCACCCAGAAAAACTTCACCGCCGGTAGCCTGCAAACCACCGAGCAGCCGCTGGACATGGCCATCGACGGTCGCGGTTTCTTCCAGATCCTGCAGCCCGATGGCACCACGTCCTACACCCGTGACGGTACGTTCCACCTCGATTCCAATGGCCAGATCGTCAACGCCAGCGGTTTCGCCCTGGAACCGGCGATCATCATTCCGAACGACGCCCAAACGTTCACCGTGGGCCGCGACGGCACCGTGTCCATCACTGTGGCGGGCAACCCTGCTTCGCAGGTGATCGGCAACCTGCAGACTGCCGACTTCATCAACCCGGCCGGCCTGCAAGCGGTGGGTAACAACCTGTTCCTGGAAACCGCGGCCAGCGGCGCGCCACAAGTCGGCACGCCAGGCCTGAACGGCTTCGGTACCACGCTGCAGAACACCCTGGAAACGTCCAACGTGAGCACCGTGGAGGAGATGGTCAACATGATCACCACCCAGCGCGCCTACGAGATGAACTCCAAGGTGATCTCCACCGCCGACCAGATGCTCTCGTTCGTTACGCAGAATCTGTAATCACGTCTATAGGGCGGCCTGAGGCCGCCTGCAACACCAAGAGGTAGGGTCATGAATCGCTTCGTATCTGTTCTGGCACTGAGTGGAGTTACTGCGCTCGCGGGCTGTGTCGCGCCAACGCCCAAGGCCAATGACCCGTACTACGCTCCGGTGTTGCCGCGCACGCCGTTGCCGGCCGCTGCCAACAACGGTTCGATCTACCAGGCTGGCTTCGAGCAGAACCTGTATAGCGACCGTAAGGCTTTCCGGGTTGGGGACATCATCACCATCACCCTGAACGAACGGACCCAGGCCAGCAAGAACGCCAACTCGCAGATCGACAAGACCAGCGAGACCAGCGTTGGCCTGACGTCGTTGTTCGGCTCCAGCCTGACCACCAACAATCCCATCGGTGGCGGGGACCTGAGCCTCAACGCCGGTTATGGCTCCGACCGGGCCACCAAGGGCGACAGCAAGTCCGGACAGAGCAACAGCCTGACCGGCTCGATCACCGTGACCGTCGCCGATGTGTTGCCCAATGGCATCATCGTTGTGCGGGGCGAGAAGTGGCTGACCCTCAACACCGGTGACGAGCTGGTGCGCATCGCCGGCATGGTTCGCGCCGATGATATCGCTACCGACAACACCGTCTCGTCGACCCGTGTAGCCGATGCACGTATTACCTACTCGGGCACCGGTGCTTTTGCCGATGCGAGTCAGCCAGGCTGGTTCGACCGTTTCTTCCTCAGCCCGAAGTTCCCTTTCTAGGTGGCCCAGTTGAATCTTAAGCGGTTGAATCTCAAGCAGCTGTTGATGGGGGCACTGCTGATGTCGGCGGCCTTCACCGCTCAAGCCGAGCGTCTGAAGGACATCGCCAGCATTTCCGGCGTGCGCTCCAACCAGTTGATCGGCTATGGCCTGGTCGTGGGTCTCAATGGCACGGGCGACCAGACCACCCAGACCCCGTTCACCCTGCAAACCTTCAACAACATGTTGTCGCAGTTCGGCATCAAGGTGCCGGCGGGTTCGGGCAACGTGCAGTTGAAGAACGTGGCGGCGGTGTCGGTCAGTGCCGACCTGCCGGCGTTCGCCAAGCCCGGGCAGCAGGTGGATATCACTGTTTCGTCCATCGGTAACTCCAAGAGCCTGCGCGGCGGCACCCTGTTGTTGACGCCGCTCAAGGGTATCGACGGCAACGTCTACGCCGTCGCCCAGGGCAACCTGGTGGTGGGTGGCTTTGACGCCGAAGGCCGTGACGGTTCCAAGATCACCGTCAACGTTCCGTCGGCTGGCCGCATTCCTGGTGGTGCGTCGGTGGAACGTGCGGTGCCGAGCGGTTTCAACCAGGGCAACAGCCTGACTCTGAACCTCAACCGTTATGACTTCACGACCGCCAAGCGCATCGTTGACAAGATCAATGACATGCTCGGCCCTGGCGTGGCACAGGCCATCGACGGCGGCTCGGTGCGCGTCACCGCGCCTCTGGATCCGAGTCAACGGGTCGACTATTTGTCGATCCTGGAGAACCTCGAAGTCGATCCGGGCCAGGCGGTTGCGAAAGTCATCATCAACTCGCGCACCGGCACCATTGTGATCGGCCAGAACGTCAAGGTTTCACCCGCCGCGGTGACCCACGGCAGCCTGACCGTGACCATTACCGAAGACCCGATCGTCAGCCAGCCTGGACCCTTGTCCAACGGCCAGACCGCCGTGGTGCCCCGTTCGCGGGTCAATGCCGAGCAGGAAGCCAAGCCGATGTTCAAGTTCGGCCCGGGCACTACCCTGGATGAAATTGTCCGGGCGGTGAACCAGGTCGGCGCGGCGCCGGGCGACTTGATGGCGATTCTCGAAGCCTTGAAGCAGGCCGGCGCGTTGCAAGCCGACCTGATCGTGATTTAAGGAACGAGCCATGGATATGCGCAAGGGCGCTTTGATCAGCGGGGATTCGGGTTCCTACTCGGACCTCAATCGCCTGAACCAGCTCAAGGTCGGCGACAAGAACAGTGACGGTAACCTGCGCAAAGTGGCGCAGGAATTCGAGTCGCTGTTCATCGGTGAAATGCTCAAGTCCATGCGTGCGGCGACCGAGTCGATGGGCAAGGACAATCCGCTCAATACCGCTGAAGCCAAGCAGTACCAGGAAATGTACGACCAGCAGTTGGCCGTTTCCATGTCTCGCGAGGGCGGTGGTATCGGCCTGGCCGACGTGCTGCTGCGCCAGATGTCCAAGAACAAACCCCTGGTGTCAGGCGAGGCGGCAACGCTGTCGGCCGGCAAGCAGGAGCAAGCGTTGGACGAGGCCGTCAAGGCCCCGGTGCCGACGCCCATTGCCGCCGGCACGTTGCCCGACGGGCCATTGTCGCGCTCCAACGGCCAGCGTCCGCTGTGGGCTTCGCGGGCCGTGAGTGCGCCGCAAGGGGTGGGCGAGGGCGTTCACCGCAACGACATGGAATTGCTCAACCAGCGCCGCCTGGCCTTGCCGCCCAAACTGGCCGATCGGCTGCTTGCCGGGTTGGTGCCTTCGGCTGCCGCCGCGCCTGACGTCAAGGCGCAGAATATTTTGCCGGATCGTGCCATCACCGCCGTCAAGCCTGCCACCGGCGAACTGGCCAATGGCGACTGGCTGGCCGCGCTCAAGGCGTCAGAGCCGAGCGAGTCCATGCAGGTGTACGGGCGTGCCGTGGCGCAGCCACCCCTGGCGCCAGCCCGCAAGGCCTTCCGCGATGCTGACGAGTTCGTCGATGCCATGCTGCCAATGGCCAAGGAAGCCGCGGACCGTATCGGCGTGGACCCTCGTTACCTGGTGGCCCAGGCGGCCCTGGAAACCGGCTGGGGCAAGTCGGTCATGCGTCAGCCTGATGGCAGCAGCAGCCACAACCTGTTCGGTATCAAGGCCAGCAAGAACTGGACGGGCGATTCGGCGCGGGCGATCACCAGCGAATTCCGCAATGGCGAGATGGTCAAGGAGACGGCCCAGTTCCGTTCCTACGCTTCGTATCGCGACAGCTTCCATGACCTGGTCAATCTGCTGCAAAGCAACAGTCGCTATCAAGATGTGCTGAAGTCGGCCGATAACCCGGAACAGTTTGTGCGTGAGTTGCAGAAGGCCGGTTACGCCACCGACCCGAACTACGCCAGCAAGATTTCGAATATAGCCCGGCAGATGACCAGTTACCAAAACTACGCTTCGGCTGGCGCCACTACGACTTTATAAGGTCTGAACCATGAGTTTGCTCAACATCGGGATGTCGGGTCTGTCCGCAAGTCAGACCTCATTGGTGACCACGGGTAACAACATTGCCAACGTTGATACCGCCGGTTATTCGCGTCAGCAGACCGTGCAGACCACCAAGGCGTCCAATCAATACGGCAACGTCTTCATCGGCTCCGGCACCACCCTGGCCGATGTGCGCCGGGTCTATAACGCCTACCTTGAAGCGCAGTTGAAGACCACGACCTCGCTCAACAGCGATGCGGCCGCGTATCAAGGGCAGATCACCCCGCTCGATGCCTTGCTGTCGGACAGCGGCACGGGCCTCAATGGCGCGCTGACCAAGTTCTTCGCCTCGGTGCAGAACGTCAACGCCAAGCCGGGCGATGATGCGTCCCGTCAGTTGCTGCTCAGCGATGCGCAAGCCTTGAGCAATCGTTTCAATTCGGTCGCCAGCCAATTGACGGAGCAGAATCAGAACATCAACGGCAACCTGTCGAGCATGGTCGATCAGGTCAACAAACTGGCTACCACCGTCGCTCAGTTGAACAAGAAAATCGCCGAAGTCTCCAACTCCGGCGGTGCTCCCAACGACCTGCTCGACGCCCGCAACCAGACCATTCTCCAGCTCTCGGCCTTCACCGGCACTCAGATCGTGGAGAACGGCAGCAGCCTGGACATCTACTTGGGTTCCGGCCAGCCTTTGGTGATGGGCAATACGGTCAACACCCTGGAAACCGTGCCGGACAAGAACGATCCGGGCCGCCTGGGGATCCAGCTCAATAGCGGTTCCAGTGTCATGGACCTCACCCAGGTACTTACCGGCGGCGAGATCGGCGGCCTGATGCGCTATCGCAGCACTGTGCTTGACCCGGCCATGAATGAACTGGGCCGCGTGGCCCTGGTGGTCGCCGACCAGATGAACGCGATCCAGGCCTCGGGCATCGACAAGAACGGCGCCTTCGGTTCCAACCTGTTCACCAACATCAACAGTGCCGCGCAGATGAGTCAGCGCAGTATTGCCGCGTTGAACAATAGCGCCGGTTCCGGCAACTTCAACGTGGCCATCGAAGACACCGGCGCGCTGACCACCAATGATTACAAGGTGAAGTTCACCAGCGCCACCGACTACACGGTCCAGCGCCTGCCTGACGGCACTTCGATGGGTTCGTTCAATACCGCGACGACGCCGCCGCCGGTGATCGACGGCTTTTCGATGACCTTCGCCAATGGCACCGCTGCCGCTGGCGATTCGTTCAAGATCACCCCGACCCGCAACGCGGCGACCAGTATCAAGACCGAGATGACCGACTCCAAGCGGTTGGCGATTGCCGCGCCGCTGGGCGCAGCCATCGTGCCGGGCGGCAGCGGTACGCTGACCATTCCGGCCAGCGGCCAGCCGACCATGACGTCGCAGTTGGACATCTACGACGAAGCCACCACCACCATCATCCAAAACGGCATCAAGACCTCGATGCCAGTCAAGGTGGTCTTCGGCGCGACGTCCGCCGACGGTACCAGCCAGGCTTACCAGTTGCTCGATGCCACGGGTGTCGAGATCAGCAATGGCACGATCAAGCCCGGCCAGAGCAATACCTTGAGCCTGAGCGTTCCACTCAAGGATGCCAGCGGCAACCCGATCATGGACTCCTCGGCACCGCCGGTGCAGCGTACCGTCACCTTCGACATGTCGATTGCTGGCGCACCGTCCAACGGTGCCGCGATCGATGTGAGCGTCAGCCAGGCCGGCAGCCTGGATAACCGTAACGGCACTGTCCTGGCCGGTTTGCAGACTGCCAAGACCGTGGACACCGGTTCCGCCAGCAAGGGCATTTCGTTGAACGATGCCTACGGCAAGCTGGTGGAGGGCGTAGGTTCCAAGGCCGCCCAGGGCAAGCTCGACAGCGCTGCCACCGGCGCGATCCTGGATAACGCCAAGGGCGCTCGCGATTCGCTGTCGGGCGTGGACCTGGACGAAGAAACCGGCAACCTGGTCAAGTATCAGCAGTACTACACCGCGTCTTCGCAGATCATCAAGGCTGCGCAGGAAATCTTCAGCACATTGATCAACAGTCTTTAAGGAGTCGTAGCCCATGCGAATTTCTACCGCCCAGTTTTACGAATCCACGGCTGCGAACTATCAGAAAAACTTCGCCAATGTGGTCAAGACCAGCGAAGAGGCCAGCAGCCTGGTGCGCGTCAATACCGCTGCCGATGACCCGGTAGGGGCTTCACGTCTGCTGCAACTGGGCACACAGGCCTCGATGCTGGCTCAGTACGAAACCAACGCCAACACCATCAAGGCGACGCTGGGCACCACTGAAGCGGTGATGACCAGCATTGGCAACGTGCTGCAGCGCGCCAAGGAATTGGCCGTCGGTGCCGGCAACGCTGGCTACACCGACGCCGACCGCCAGGCCAACGCCTCGGAGCTGGCGCAGATCGAAGAGCAGTTGCTCAGCCTGATGAACAGCAAGGACGAAAACGGCAAGTACATTTTTGCCGGTTCCAAGGGCGACACCATCCCGTTCACCCGCAACAACGATGGCAGCTACAGTTACAACGGTGACCAGGTGACCCTCGACCTGCCGGTCGGCGATACCATGTCGATGGCCACCAACAGCACCGGCTGGGAAGTGTTCCAGCAGGCCGTCAACACCAGCCGCAGCCAGGTCACCATGACCGCGCCGGCGGTGGACGATGGTCGCGTGGTGCTGTCCAACGGTCAGGTCTCGTCCAGTGTCAGCTACAACAGCAAATTCCGCAGCGGCGAACCCTATACCGTTGAATTCACCAGCGGCACGCAGCTGAGAATCACCGACTCCGGCGGCAACGACGTCACCGCCGAAGCCAGCCAGGGCGGCGCTTTTGATCCCAGCAGCAAAAAAGGTCAGGCGGTGCAGTTCCGTGGTCTGGAACTGACCCTGAACATCAATCTGCAAACCGGTGATGATGCCAATACCGTGTTGCCGGGCCATACCTTCACCCTGGCCGCCAAGCCGGACACCTTTGCCGCGACCCGCAGCCCGGGCAACCCGACCACCGTCCAGGTCACGGGCAGCGAGATCACCGACCCGGTGGCGTATCACGCCAGTTTCCCTACCGGTTCGGCCGTATTGAAGTTCACCAGCGCCACCGACTTCGACCTGTACGCCGCGCCGTTGACCGCCAACAGCCAGCCGGTGTCCAGCGGCACCCTGGCCGGCAACGTGGCCACCGCCTCGGGCGTGAGCTTCACCCTGGACGGTACGCCCGGTGCGGACGATCAGTTCAGCATCGCGGTCAATACTCACGAGACCCAGAACATTCTGGACACCGTGAACCAACTGAAAACCGCGTTGAGCACGCCAACCAACAACGATCCGATTGCGCTGCAAAAGCTGCAGGCTTCGCTGGCCTCCGGTATTGGCAACCTGGCCAGCGGCACCGATCAGTTGTCCAGCGCCTTGAGTTCGGTAGGTGGGCGTGGTCAGGCTCTGGAAACCCAAAGCGACACGAACCAGAGCCTGTTGTTGGCCAATAGCCAGACCCAATCGTCGATCCGCGATTCCGATCCGGCCGAAGTGATGACCCGCTTGACGTTGCAACAGACCATGCTGCAAGCCTCGCAACTGGCTTTCAGCAAGATCACCCAACTGGGCCTGTTCAACAAGATCTGAGCCGGTATCGACCGAGCCGCCAACCGTCTTTTTTAAGCGGTTCCGGGGCTCCGGCCTGAAAAGGTCGGGGCCCGCCGCTCGAGAGTTTTCGCCGTGAAACCATTGCCCCTCGTCAGTATTGTCATTCCTGCGTACAACCCCCGGTTCTTCGATCAGGCACTGCTCAGTGCCCTGGCCCAGACTTACGAGCAGATTGAAATCGTTGTTTGTGACGATTCGCCTGGCGATGAGATTCGCCGGATAGTCGATTCCTTCACTGAGCCGTCCCATCCGATCCGCTATCTGCGAAATCCGCAGCGACTGGGGCTTCAGGGCAACCTGTTGCGTTGTGTCGAAGAGGCCAGGGGCGAGTTCATCAAAGTGCTGTGCGACGATGATCGGCTGTTTGCGCCGAGCATTGCGATGCAGGCCCAGGTGCTGATCGATCACGCCGATGCCAGCGTGGTATTTGCCCTTCGCTTGTTGTGTGACGCTGGCAACTTCATCCTGCCGCCTCGCGTCGACAATTGCCGATTCTCGCCGAACGATGCCCTGCTCAAGGGCGATGACATGCTGGCGATTTTCGAGAGCACGCCGACTAATTTCGTTGGTAATTTCAGTTCCGCCCTGATGCGCCGGGCCGATGTGCTCGAGCTGCTGCCAGCGCTGGTCCAGGGCGGAGCCGGTTTCGTTGCCACCCTCGACTTTGCCTTGTTTGTCTGTCTGATGCGCCGCGGTAACCTGGCAGCGCTCAATACGGTTTTGAGTATCGAGCGCTTGTACCCTGAGCGTTTGAGCAAGACTGCTGAAATGCTCAAGGCTGCGAAAGTGGAGTGGCAATGGTTGGCGCAGATGCTCGCCGCACGCAACGGTGAAGCGGCTCCGGCCTCTGGCTGGGTGCGTTGCGTTGATCTGGACAAAGTCACCGATCAGCCTCACGCCTGGCAGGAATTATGTGTGACCCGCGTGCTGGGCAATCGCAATACGGTCGTCAATGGCCGGGTAGGTGCCCAGAGCGAGAGTTATGCCGAGTTCTACAGCGAGTGGCTGTCGATTCGTCGCTTCAGCGAGGTCGAGCAGCGTGTCATGCCTGCGCGCATCGACAGTTGGCCATTGCGTCCGAACATCGTGCCGATTGTCATCGACAGTGCCGGCGACGACGTGGCATTGGCGACCACGCTGCGCAGCATAGAGGGCCAGCTCTATCCGGCCCAGGCTGTCGTGGTGCTTTCCGACGCCCGTTGTGAGGTCAATGATCGGGTGTTGCAGTTGCCTTATCAGTCCGACTGGGCGCGGCAACTCAATGCCATCGTTGCGCAGTTGGAGGGCGCACATTGGTTCTATCTTCTGCGTGCTGGCGATACCCTCCGTGATTCAGCGTTGTTGATCCTGGCCGAACGCGTGGCGGGCAAGAGCGGAATTCTCTGCGCTTACAGCGACGAAGGCGCGCTGGTAAACGGCGAGTCCATCGAGCCGGTGTTCAAGCCTGATTTCAACCTCGACCTGATGCGCGCCTATCCCTACGTCGGTCGGGCCCTGGCCTTCGAGCGTGAACGCTTCATGACCCTGGGCGGGTTCGACCCGGCTCGCGGTGAGCTGGCGCCTCACGATCTGCTCTGGCGGCTGGTGGAAGAGGCCGGCCCGCAAACCATCGAACACATTGCCGAGATCCAGGTTGAATCCACACTGAGCTTCGCCCAGTGGTTGTCGTGGCCCGAGGTGATCGAGGGCAACGCTCCTATGGTCGGCGCTCACCTGGAGCGTATTGGCGCACCTCACGAGATTCGCCAGGATGTGTTGCCGCTGATCAATCGCATCGACTACCGCTACGGCACCCGTCCGTTGGTGTCGATCATCCTGCGCACGGGTGATTCACTGGCAGCCTTGCAGCGCTGCTGCGAAAGCCTGATCGAGCGCACTGCCTATACGCACTATGAAATCCTGATCGTGGACAGCGGCGTCCGGGATTCGGCCATGCTTAGCTGGCTCGAGGACATGGCGCAGCTGGGCGCGAGCATGCTGCGCGTGCTTCGCTACGCCGGTGACGACAATGACGCCTCGGTGCGTAACTTTGCCGCGAGCCAGGCCCGGGGCGACTACCTGTTGCTGCTGAGCCCGCAGATTGTCATTTGCGAAAGTGACTGGTTGGACGAGATGATCAACCATGCCCTGCGTCCGGAAGTCGCGGTGGTCGGCGCAAGGATACTCAGCCCCCAGGGCACGATTGTCGGTGGTGGGCAGATTCTCGGGTTGGCCGGGCCGGTGGGATCACCATTTTACGGTGAGTCCGCGACCTCTCGTGGCTACATGCAACGTCTGCATACGACCCAGAACTGGAGTTCGGTCAGCAGCGACTGCCTGATAGTGCGCAAGCAGGTGTTCGAGGAGCTGGGTTGTCTCGATGACGCGACGTTCACCCAGGGCCTCAGTGACGTCGATTTGTGCTTGCGTGCAGGTAAAGATGGCTACCTGGTGGTCTGGACACCCTACGCCAGCGTCATGCAAACGACCGGGCAATCGTCAGCCCAGCCGGAAGAAGTGTTGCAGGAGCGCGAACGCGAAGTTTTCTATCGCAAATGGTTGCCGCAGATTGCTCGTGACCCGGCTTACAGTCCTGCCTTGAGTCTTGGGGCTTCCAGTTTCAGTCTGGAACCGTCACTGCGCAATAACTGGAATCCGTTCTGCACCCGTGCATTGCCCTTGGTACTGGGACTGCCGGTCAACTCCACCGCGGTCGGCCACTATCGGGTCACCGCCCCGCTGGCCGAACTCGAAGCCAGCGGGCGGGTGATCGCCCGGGTGGCCTACGAGTCGCCTTCGACCGTGGAAATCGAGCGGCTGTCCCCGGATACCATCGTTTTGCAGGGGCGCTACAGCGAAGGCGCTGCCGGTGACATCCTGCGGATGAAGAAGTACTCCGGCGCCTTGCGGATTTTCGAGCTCGACGATTACGTCGTCAGTGCCCCCAAGAAAAATACTCACGCCCGTAACAAACCGGTCAACACCGAGCAGATGCTGCGCGAGGGAATTGGCTTGTGTGACCGGGTGGTGGTGACGACCCAGGCGCTGGCCGATGCCTTGTCGAGCATGCATAGCGAAATTCGGGTAGTGCCCAACATGCTGCCGCCCGAACCGTGGACCCGGTTGACCAGCCGGCGCGGAACATCTTCCAAGCCGCGGGTTGGCTGGGGCGGCGGGACCAGCCACAGCGGTGACCTGGAAATCATTGCCGACGTCGTCCGCGAACTGGCCAATGAGGTGGAGTGGGTGTTCTTCGGGATGTGCCCGGACGCGTTACGCCCCTACATTCATGAGTTCCACGGCTCCGTCGGGTTGCAGACTTACCCGTTCAAACTGGCCAGCCTGAACCTTGACCTGGCGCTGGCGCCGCTGGAGTTCCACATCTTCAACGACTGCAAGAGCAACCTGCGCTTGCTGGAATACGGCGCCTGCGGCTACCCGGTGATCTGCACCGACACCAAGGCCTACGACGGCTTCCTGCCGTGTACCAAGGTGCGCAGCAACAGTACCGAGGAATGGATCGCGGCAATCCGCAT is drawn from Pseudomonas rhizophila and contains these coding sequences:
- a CDS encoding glycosyltransferase, with protein sequence MKPLPLVSIVIPAYNPRFFDQALLSALAQTYEQIEIVVCDDSPGDEIRRIVDSFTEPSHPIRYLRNPQRLGLQGNLLRCVEEARGEFIKVLCDDDRLFAPSIAMQAQVLIDHADASVVFALRLLCDAGNFILPPRVDNCRFSPNDALLKGDDMLAIFESTPTNFVGNFSSALMRRADVLELLPALVQGGAGFVATLDFALFVCLMRRGNLAALNTVLSIERLYPERLSKTAEMLKAAKVEWQWLAQMLAARNGEAAPASGWVRCVDLDKVTDQPHAWQELCVTRVLGNRNTVVNGRVGAQSESYAEFYSEWLSIRRFSEVEQRVMPARIDSWPLRPNIVPIVIDSAGDDVALATTLRSIEGQLYPAQAVVVLSDARCEVNDRVLQLPYQSDWARQLNAIVAQLEGAHWFYLLRAGDTLRDSALLILAERVAGKSGILCAYSDEGALVNGESIEPVFKPDFNLDLMRAYPYVGRALAFERERFMTLGGFDPARGELAPHDLLWRLVEEAGPQTIEHIAEIQVESTLSFAQWLSWPEVIEGNAPMVGAHLERIGAPHEIRQDVLPLINRIDYRYGTRPLVSIILRTGDSLAALQRCCESLIERTAYTHYEILIVDSGVRDSAMLSWLEDMAQLGASMLRVLRYAGDDNDASVRNFAASQARGDYLLLLSPQIVICESDWLDEMINHALRPEVAVVGARILSPQGTIVGGGQILGLAGPVGSPFYGESATSRGYMQRLHTTQNWSSVSSDCLIVRKQVFEELGCLDDATFTQGLSDVDLCLRAGKDGYLVVWTPYASVMQTTGQSSAQPEEVLQEREREVFYRKWLPQIARDPAYSPALSLGASSFSLEPSLRNNWNPFCTRALPLVLGLPVNSTAVGHYRVTAPLAELEASGRVIARVAYESPSTVEIERLSPDTIVLQGRYSEGAAGDILRMKKYSGALRIFELDDYVVSAPKKNTHARNKPVNTEQMLREGIGLCDRVVVTTQALADALSSMHSEIRVVPNMLPPEPWTRLTSRRGTSSKPRVGWGGGTSHSGDLEIIADVVRELANEVEWVFFGMCPDALRPYIHEFHGSVGLQTYPFKLASLNLDLALAPLEFHIFNDCKSNLRLLEYGACGYPVICTDTKAYDGFLPCTKVRSNSTEEWIAAIRMHLADPDASYRMGDELREAVLRDFMLSGDNLQHWLWGWLPD